Below is a window of Gloeocapsa sp. PCC 73106 DNA.
CCAGTGCGTTGATCGGTGCGTCAACGGTTTCGTTGGACAAGACATTAAGTATCTGTCCAATCGCATAAAAAGTCCCTAAATCAATGATCTCAAAAATACTACTCGCCCCAATACTTAACAAGGCGACATATTTGTAATGACGATAATAACCCAATAGGTCTCGGAAGGAAGCCATAACTCTTGCTTTTCTTAACTTTCAATGAAAATTTATGTAATTTTGAGGTAAAAATCTAACTAACTGAAATTGCTATAATCAGCGTATGTATCTGAACCAATTTACTCGTTTAAAACGTACTAATTAGAATATAAATATCATGTTAAAACCAGAACAAGAATCTGTATGGGATTATCCCCGTCCACCTCGCTTAGAACCCTCTCACAAGAAAGTTCAAGTCGTCTGCAACGAAATTATTATAGCAGATACTCAAAGCAGTCAGCGAGTCTTGGAAACGAGTCACCCCCCAGTTTACTACATTCCTCAGTCAGATATCCAGATGCAGTATTTAGCGCCAAGTAACCGCCAATCTTTCTGCGAATGGAAGGGAATCGCTATATACTATAGCATTATCTTTGAGAATAAGAGTATATCCAACTGTGGTTGGTCTTATCCTGATCCTACCCCGGAATTTATAAATATAACAGACTACATCGCTTTTTACCCCAGTTTAATGGACGCTTGTTACGTAGATGGAGAGTTGGTAACCCCCCAACCGGGGAATTTTTATGGCGGTTGGATTACCCAAGATATTATAGGACCATTTAAAGGGTAGGATTTCCAGGGGAAGGGGGAAAGGGGAAGGGGGAAGGGTTTAACCTAACACCTAACACCTTATATAGGTTCGGCTTTTTCAATAAACTGATCATCAACTCTGAGAATTAATTTTAGAGATTGTCCCGATTGAATCGCTTTGACCGCTTGACGATAGACGGGGTAGTGAGTGGGAATGTTGGCTAAACGACCACCCTGGTTGTAAGCGATACTATAACTAACCTCCCGCAGCATTTCGGGACGATTATGACTTTCCCCCGTTTTTTGTCGGGCTTCAATCTCATTTATAGTGGGTTTAGTGGGTATTCTGGGCCACCACAAACCCTGATCATCGGCTTCTCCAAAAGCGTCTACAGGTCGTTCACCGTTGATATTTTCTAAGGAAGCAGAAGAGAATTCTTCCCAGCGCGATC
It encodes the following:
- a CDS encoding DUF427 domain-containing protein yields the protein MLKPEQESVWDYPRPPRLEPSHKKVQVVCNEIIIADTQSSQRVLETSHPPVYYIPQSDIQMQYLAPSNRQSFCEWKGIAIYYSIIFENKSISNCGWSYPDPTPEFINITDYIAFYPSLMDACYVDGELVTPQPGNFYGGWITQDIIGPFKG